ATTTCCCGACTACAGCGAGTGGCCAGCTGTTCGTTGACAATAAGATATTCAGTGAAATGAACAGATATATAGTTAATTTTACTGAGAAAGCAAAGATGATGAACTGGAATTCAATTATCTAACACGAGAAGGACAAGTGAAATTTCCCAGGTCCCTAATGTTCAAACTCAGGACAAAAATTTTAAGTTACTCAAAATTGGCCTGTCTCAAATATTTATTAACTTCTCTGAAACATGTCCGAAATAGTAAGAAGATGTTCAATCTCCATCTTAATGGTATACAATCACCGAGCTTTTGATAAAGCCTATGAAGAGAATAACATCCCAAGCTAATCCGTGCAAGATTTTGACAAATAATGCATTTAAGATTTCGACACCTATACTTCGAATACCTTCCACTCTGTGAACTTTATTGCTCAGACACATACACGGACTCTTATCGACAGATTAAGGAATGGAACTTACCTGAGAAAGCCGATCCCTACGCACAGCAGCCACTGCTTCCAATCCAATTTCACTGATGTAGTGAATTTACCAAGGAACTCGATAAAGATTATCTAGAAAACAATCAAAACCGCACTATCAGTTCACAGTATTATCTGTATAAATATAGtgaaaaaatgacacaaaaatgCCACCCACTTGAAGTATTAAGGTCATTCCTACAATTCCCATGAACAGGTGGTTTTTAGTTACTCCACTGAACACATTGATTTCATCAGGCTTCCGAGCATTAAACTCATTAAAGATCTGCAATCAATAACAACCCACCAATTTGAGCCTTATGGCTAGAGATATAATATATAACAGAAAATCAAGATAACAAATGCCATCCCAATTATTTTCCCAAGTTAAATGGTAAGTATAAACCAAAGGAGTTAAGAGCATGGAAGTATCAAACTGTCGGCATACTTACTTGACAAAGGACAAATGCATTAAATATCACAGAATTCTTCACCATAGTAGCGTGTTGCGTACTTTCATCATTtgacttaagtgtacttttcccCAAGAAATTCAGCACGAGAAGTACGCAAACTTGATAAAATACCTGCCAAAATAAAAGTTAACTTCAATGTAGAAAATCAATATTATCAAAAGACAAGTGGAGAGAAAATATACCTGTATGATTATATTTCTCCACATTATGTTGGTTATGAGGTGTTccctgaaagaaaaaaaaagtggacaTCAATGAATAATCTGTCAAAGTAAAAGTCAACCCAAAAAATATATCCCTAAGTTTTTCCCGCTAAGCATGTTGTTCTCCCTCTTTGTGCACCCATTTGCACATTTGACACCCCCAAGCATCTCTGTGTGTAGAACATATCTTGCAAAACCAAAACgacatgaatttcttttttcttaataatcCAAAGACACAAGTGTAGTGACCCCGGCTACCTAGAGACTCATGAAACGTCCTGCAAGTCCCATGAAACAGTTACATCTAGGCCTTTAGCATGGTGAATCACCTCATTGCCAAATGTGTGTACGCTTATAGAAATGACTGACAGGTGCCACGACAAACATAAAGCACTCAGCACAAAAATTCAGTATCCCAGGATAATAAGAATGATAATTCAAAATCAGCAAGAATAAAAGGTTCAACCATGGCAAAGTCCAAAAGCGCTGACTAGTGCTTTGATATTGCCGCTAGGACAAAGAAAAAGGTATGTCACAACAAATTGCCAAGAGCAATTGTCTTATCAAAATTCTCAAAGGACCTCTCTTTTACCCAAGTATGGTACCGCATTgagtaaaataatatttttcaacagTTCATATGTGGTTCAGACTAAGCAAGAGTACCAGAAGGCATATTACATGAAACACAGAAACTGCCAGATTTTGCATTTCCCTGTTTATTCGTATATAACAGCATATTGGAATTGGCCAGAGAGAAAACCTTCGATCAACTGGAGTTCTATGCATAAGATGATCTGTTGGAGGTTCTGTAGCCAAGGCAAGTGCTCCAAGAGTATCCATTATCAGGTTAACCCACAGAAGCTGCATTGAGAAGAAAGGCATAATAAGCACCATAGGTCAATAAACTGCATTTCCAGTCAAAGGAATTAGTCAATGGCCATAAAATAGAAGTTATAGGAAATAGTGACACTTTGTCAAGTTGCCTCTTATAGTTGTCCAACAAATTCCATATTTATTTGCAATAATATAATCAAATACCCAAAAGACAAGGTCTCCTGGTATGCAGAAGAAACAACGTCGATTTTCACTAATCCCACAGTTCTAAAAAGAGAATAAGCATCCTCTTCCTTCTGTCCATTCTACACACAAAAATTTCAAGGCACAagtgtgacagcccaagcgacggtgcgcggggaggagggatggcggtgcgtctgCGCCTCGGTCCTCAGACGTGCgcagggaaggggaaggggtcctctctagtcccacatcgcttaggggaggagtcctgggctagtttataaaggcttaGGTCTGTCTAATCTGTGTAacacgttttaaagccgtgaggactcagtgtccaaagtggacaatatcacacagtgGGGCGCGGGACGCTAGCTATGTCAGTcaaataaaaatagcaaaaacctCAATGCAGCCTGTGATTCTGCTTTAAGGCTCATAGTGGAGCCTGTGATTCTGCTTTAAGGCTCATAGTGGTATGTCGACTAAAACAAAAGGGTTTAAGATGGATGAGTAGGCATAATGCTGAGGGCCTTGACTGCCTGTCAGCCTCAAATTTGACAGCTTCTTTCTTGTCTATCCTTCCCCTATTTCATACCCCAATTCCAACATCCAAAATTTCCGAAAGAAGCAACTTTAAGGGCAAAAAAATTACGCAGTTCTGACAAATGTTACTGGTATGGACATAGTTCATGGTAAATAAACAGCAGAGCTACAGACCTGCACTGCATTTAAAGGAACATCACCAGATGGCGATGCCACAGCATTGATAACCATTGCTGCACAATTGACTGTCAGTTGAAACTGGATAAATTTCTGAATATTTGCATATACAGAACGGCCCCATCGCACAACCTGCCCAGAGAAAATGGACGTGATATTATAAATTTGGTGTCCGCCTAGGTTGAAAAGACTTGAAATTAACTCAACCATAAAAGTCAATCTAGGGCCAAGAACAACTATAGAAGTTAATCTTTTGAAATTCTAGACACAGTCCTCCTCCATCATATTCCTCAGCCTATTTACACAAAAGATgtcaaaattacaatattaaaaagttatctgttgatgtaataattaaatcagtacaatattaaaaagttatctgttgatgtaataattaaatcagcaaaagttcaaaaatcccAATAAGCATTACTAGATGTAAATATACAGCGATCAGCACTCATTCATATATAGTTGAAAGTACAGGTGCTGAAAACCAATAGGTATAGCAGTCAAAAGAAACCAGTAGTACAGGGACCCCATTTCTGTAGCTGAAGATTGTCTCAAAAGCACATGTAGAGGAAGTTGCTCTTACCTTGCCATTTCAGATCTATGATGACTCAAAGGCCACATTTAGAGATGAGAAGACTGTTATATTTACTGCGGATAACCTATGCTAGTATCCTCAGGCCAAGAGTGAACATTTTGCTAACCTTAACGACAGAAGCgaaatcatcatccaaaattatGATGTCTGCATTCTCTTTCGCAACTTCTGTCCCTTGAATGCCCATGGCAAGACCAATATCTGCCTAAACAACAATATAGTAAAAATGCAATCACTAAGATAATAAATTACTGAATAAACTAAAACAGAACATTTCAAACTCAATAAGAAAGTCCCACACAATAATGCACCGAGATAGCAAGAGAGGCAAGATTAGGATTAGATCAGATGACCATATTCATATGTATATATTCTTCCACAGAGAAAAAAGACCATTTCACACCAATCAGTTGTCCATTTATCCTAATTACTGATATGGAACATACTTTTGTTTTATAGAACAGGTATTCACCCACGTGACTTAAAATTTAACATGTTTTAGACCTCGTCCAACTGTTATCATCTCCCAAACTAAGAGCTAATAAGAAGCAACACACTGGCCCATAAATGACATGTTTTATCTGAATATTAGTACATGATTATGTATGCAAGCATGCACGCAAGCTGTTTACATCAAGTTGCCGTGTGTCAGACCTCATGGAGagcaggagcatcattggttccaTCTCCTGTTACAGCAACAACATCACCTCCTTTGCGTAATGCTTGCACGAGTAACAGCTTGTCACTAGGAGAAGACCGCCCCATCACCTAAACACGAATATGGAGTTAAAATGCCCTTACAACCTTACTAGTGAATCTATGAAGTTATCCATACCGTTATTTTTTTCGCACATTGTTGTTGGTCCTTCTCAGACAATGCACGAAATACACATCCTTCAATAACATTAGGTTCAGAGAAATCATCGCTAGGACCAAGTATTCCACACTCCAAAGCTATCGCTTTCGCTGTTTGGATATTGTCTCCTGTGACCATGCGCACCTATTAAACCACATGCATATGGTTACATTAGGTCTCACCACAATTAGGTAGCTGGCACTTATCTTCATTAATTAAGGATCTCATTCTTCATGCATACAGAGTATATAGATATCCTATGCCATGATATATCACTATCCTTGTGGATCAGGAAGGTGGACCACCGCTAGGCCAAATCTTGTTTCTTGAGTGATTAGTCACAGAAATACGCAGGGTTAAAGAGTTCTCTTCTGATCAATTAGATAGGGATTCCAAGAATCCAGATAATATATGACACTCCTAATTTTAATAAAGCGGCCATATATGTAAGACTTGCCTTGATTCCAGCCTCTACGCAAACTTTCACAGCATCTTTGACCCCTGGACGAAAAGGATCCTGCAAGTGACATCATAGTAAAAAAAAGTATTgaaattaggggtgagcggttccaggttccatgGTTCCAGGTTCCATATAGGTTCCACCTGGAACTTGAAACCTTCCCAAGGGAAcagattcctcattttttaaaacCCGAAACCTACCCTGCATACACTGGAACCTGGAATTTACCCTATCATAGGTTTCAGGGTCGGTTCTAAGGTCTACCTAGGTTCTAcgtatattattaattgaacgatgCAATGAATTATCACATTTAATAACTATCACTTACTGCTACAATTCACTTATGAAACATTATCAAAATAAAAGTCTTGGTCATAAAATGAAAGCTCGAACTAGTGGTTCCAAATTATACACTCATTATCGGACATAAAAAAATACCATAGGATCGCGTAATGATatagaccaagaaaaacataGAAACTTATTCCAAGTTCTAAGTTCCAAGTTCCACTAATTTGGAACCTGGAATCTACCCGTCgaaacaaattctccaatttttggaacctagaacctaccctacATATCTTTAAACCTAGCCTACAAATTATGTACTCATCATCGGACATCACAAAATATCACAAGATCGCGTGAAAATATAgatcaagaaaaacataaaaacttgTTATAGGTTATAAATtctaggttccaggttccaccAATTTAGAACCTATAATCTACCCGTTAAAATAGGTTCTCAAATTTTTAGAACCTGGAACCCACCCTACATACCTTTGAACTTGGAACCGAACAGGTTTCCACAAGTCTGGTTCTCAAGTTCCTGGTTCTATCttggaaccgtgctcaccctaATTGAAATGCAATTATATGCATCAAAGTTGAAAGCTATATAAAAGTTCAATCTATTAAATGGCATGCAGATGTGCATAAATATATAACTACCTAATCCACACAGGATGGAAAATCTAGAATGGAAAAGGCAAACTGATAAGCCAATGATATGATTATATATGCTATGATATGCCTgcttggtccggttcccaccaaaataaaaataaaaatgatgtaACAATACAAAAACAAAGCAATGGATCGCCAAAAGCTAAGCACGTATTATTGGAACTTTCTCTATATCTCTGTGTCACAGACTAAGAAGTATGTAGCAGCTTCTTATGTGAGCACCAGAAGTTGGTTCAAGTAACTCACTTATTACAGTATTTCTACCTCAAGGTACTCATCCCAAACTGCCAATGTCCGCTCACATGGTGGTACATACTCCAACACatatattcagaaaacaatGCAAAGGGAAGATCCCTGTATGTAGAAAGATAACTGTTTGTGCATACCTTTATACCAACAATTGCCAGCAAGACAAGGTCATCTTCAGGGAGCACCCATTTGTCAAGACTCTCCTTATCTGCTGGGACGCTGTCAAGATCATGTTGCCTACAAGCAATGGCAACACAACGCAAGCTTCTTGCCGCCATGTCATCAATAGCTTGCTTGAAGAAATCCTGCAACAATGgaattaaaaagcaaaagtaaccAATGAAAACTCCGTGTACATTTCATTGCTTTAAACATCAAAGAATAATATATGGATAAAGCATCACTATTAATCCTCCATTCTTAAGCAATAGAATGATGGAACGGCTATTTGTCCATCCAACCTTGTGAAATGCCTTCATAGATCACAAAGGCGAAAGCCTCAACATTGTTACTAAAGCATCACATTAGACATCGAACAAACTACTAGTCTGAAGCTAACCAAATAAATTTTCTCGTCACTCCATGACATGCACAGACAGGCTCAAAAGTAGCTCAATTTATGCTGAAACAAGCTAGAAAATATTGTTACATGCACTAATCCACTGCTAGTCATTTACACAATTAGACAGTATATACAAAGAAGTGACTTAGTAACTgatgtaaaagaaaatgatgaggtAGAACAGCAAATGTAGGTAGATCACAACCAGAAGATTAACCAAAACTTGTCTTCCCCATACTGTAGTAACTTAATGTATCAACTTGACTGAGGCAAAAGGACACTGTTTCAACCTTTTCTTTATCAATGGGTTGGAATTGACCATTCGAGTCAACATATCTCGTACATGAATCTAAGACCAGTTCTGCTGCTCCCTTCCAATGTATAAAAACTTCAGAGTTATTCTGCAAAAAGACAGGATGATGGAAATAGAATCTCAATAGGTGAGTCACAAAAGAAAAACCTACACTTCCATAGATTTCAAAACAGCATCTGGTTTCTAACAGACAACATCTTGAACAACAAATTTCACAAGcaagtttttatttaaaaaagcaGGAGAACAGACTCATGGTTTCTTTTAATCTCTAGATCTAGATACAGTGAGTTCCCGATTGATGCAATCTCAAACATGCCTAAACTCAAATGCACAAGTCAAAAGCACAAAACAACATGATTTACACCCCACTAGCTCCAAAAAGCCACTATAACCATTTTGCAGGAAAACAAGTCTCTTTGGTCAAAGAATTGTTCTACCATTTTGGCTCAGCAAAATGTCATGTCTTTTGTTTCACAAAGGATCATGTTCATGTTGTTAGATTTATTGATCAAAATGTGACAACATTTTaacaaaacttgcaaaaagttaCAGTATCTAAACTCAAATTCACCTGGTTGATTAATCAACATTAGATAATTACTAAATCAAGTGTTTGTACTAACATCAACATCACCAAGGATCATGTTTATGTTGTTAGACTTATTAATCAAAATGTGACAACATTCTAACAAAACTTGCAAGAAGTCACATTATCTAAACTCGAATTCAGCTGGTTGATTGATCAACTTTAGCTATTTACTAAATCAAGCGTTTATAGTAACATCAAcacaatccaaaaaaatataacttaATCGATGAGTTTCGGTTACATCAAGTGTTAACCACACGAtcaaatgcaatagacttgaaatCCTAATTCTCCCAAATTACAGAATATAGCAATTTTATGAATATAAACTCGTGAACTTGAAACAATAATTCTGATTTAGAAGAGTCTAAAAACACCATTGTACACTTCAtcaataagttttagaattgcTAATGACATTAGGATGGAAATAGTAATGTTATTGttggaataattaaatattaaaccacgccTTCATCTAATGGCTTAAGCCTTTAGAACAGTAGGCAGTAATCccaaaaatctcacatggtatcaTAGTCAGAAGtcctgagttcaaatctttctagacCCCATTTACCTCTCCAATTAAATATGTTCATGTTTAATACTAAGCAAAAAGACTAGACTAAGCATGGGAGGGAGTGttggaataattaaatattaaaccacgccttcatctaacaacttaagcttttagaacaattgtAATGGTCTCACAGAATCTCATAGCACATAAGCCAAGAATCTAATTcattccaccaaaaagaaagagagaccaGACCAAATGCCCTTCCACAAACGAATAAGAAACATGGAGAACTCTACTATGCTGGCTAGTATAACATGTTTCAAAGTTTAGTATCCATAACAAATGTAATCATACAGCAgctgatggaaaaaaaaaaaccaaacattCACATGCGTTAGATGAATGAGAtaactacaaaaagaaaaatcaatttttacactctttctctctctcgcaattttcccctcctctttctttttggccaaaGATATATGCATTCTACTTTTAACAATGAGTATCCAACATTATCTCCGTTCTCACAAAGCATGAAGCTAGAGTGAAAAGATCCTACTGGCCGTGTACTATTCACCAACAACAGCCAAAATCTCTACCGTTGGGGAGGATTTGCTTCGTGAATTATTCTTCCCATGCCTGTCAAATACCATGTTATTTGGGAAATTACAATCTATGTGTAAACTCTATCTAACATAAGGTCTAAATTGTGATCATTTCACTGCTTTTCATTTGGCTTGTTGAAAGGCATTTTTGGGAACTAACCATGTCCATTATTTCTTAGAGAGCTCTACTTTATATACAATGGGTTGAGGCTTCAAAGTCATGCTAATGAGTGCAATAGTTGCAGAAATGCCTCCTCAAATGACAATAACTCCACAACTAAAAGAATTTCTACATAACCCCCCTCTGCTCAATAGTCATATCTGAAAAGCACCTCATGCCACAAGACCTGACATAATTCCAAGGAAAGATATTTCGATGCTTTAGCCATCTAACATTCCTGGATCTAtaatatttgagaaaaaataagGAGCAGGAACCACACACAGATTACCAAGAACAAAGGGTAACATTGATTAAGGAATACCCTTAAGATGGCAACACCTCCGCGTTTCTTGTGTGAGTTGAATGGGACAACATGGAGAACTGTAGACTCTGATCTGCTTACATCAAACTTCATCCCCAACTGCACCATAAATACAGACACCCTCAACAAACTCCCAAGTCAAGCATAGCAGAGACAAAAACTAAAATGCTAAACATCATACCTTAACTGCCCACAAAAGAATGGCTTTTTCTGTGGGTGATCCAGAAATCTCAACATCCTCTCCACCCTACAAGCAATGAGCTTGAATATATCAAGTTTGCTGATGCAAAGTTACACACGGGATGCTATTTCCTTTCTAGACTGTTCCTCTCTCtggttattttttaatttcaactcAAAGTAACTTTGGCAAAAGGTCCCTCTCATTTACAATACAGCATGAGGAAAGCTTCATTTTTCTAGCACTATAATACTGGGCCCTCTCCGTCAATCTACATCCAGACAACACAAAAGCTGTAGCATTTTCAAGAAATCCAGACCCAGAACGAAACATTAATCAGCTGTCAATGCTtcagttcaaaaaaaaaaaaaaaaccgttaaTTTTGGCTAAAGAAAATGGAAGCAGAAGGATGTTACTGCAAAGTAAAATGGAAAGCCATTGTCTCATAAGCACTTCGAGAAGCAAGCATAAGTCTTTTTCCTTCACAAGTAATGAAAATCTAGCTCATGCCCATATCACGGTTGTAGGACTTTCTTCACTTACATGAACAATATTGCTTCTCCAAGTCTCATGCATAAAAACAGGTTTTTCATCAGTTATTTCAATTCCAGCTTCTTTAAGATTTAACAAATGTAAGCATGTGTTTGTCCGTCGACACTTCCTATCATGTCATTAGAGTAAAACCAGACATGATAAGCTAAAGGAAAGCTCCACAAAAGACATTAATGGAACAAGGAAATGGGACAAATTAAAAGACGATATTGCGAGGTTCTCACAATTCCCTCTGAACCAGAAAATATAGCTAACACcagaaaaacaagaacaaagaagaaTAGTCATAAATGATTGGCCCTATGTGAATAATTATTAAGTGAAAATGACAAATAGAACATGTCAAAAAAGTTAAACAGCCTGATAAAATATACAAGCAATGATTTTGTGGAATTAAACTATCTTCAATAAGGGGGAACATCTCATTGTATATTACAACTGGTTCCAGATAAATAGCCATACCTTTGGTACAAATACATTGCCTTGAGTATTTTGTGCAACACCCTCGTGTAATAGAGATGTAACCACTTCATGCAATTTTGAGGAGTCATTTGGCGGATCCAATTTCTTTCGACCAGCATAAGCTTCAACCGCCGTCATCTACAATAACCAAACTGCATATTAATACTCACATCATACATGATAAGGAAGCCGAAGGTTACTTGAAAATGTTCTGATCATCAGAGAACAAAAGTGTGAGTTTTTGTGGCAATAACCGAACTGCATATTAATACTCATATTATACATGATAATGAAACTGAAGattactcaaaaatgttttgatcATCAGAGAATATAAGTGTGAGATTCTATGGGATCACAACCGACCACTCTTAACGCTTAAGTTGTttgatttaatatttgattattctaacactccccttACGCTTAATCTGGTCTattttgcctagtactaagcatgaaaattttaattatggaGGCAAATGAGACCTGAAAAGATTCAAACTTATGACCTccggctctaataccatgtgagattttgtaggaaCATAGCCGACCGTTCTAAAAtgttaagctattagatgaaagcGTAATTTAATACTTAATTATTCtaacaaaatgaaaggaagaggaaggcaAAGAACCCCCGctcccaaaaaaataatgaataaataaagaagCAAGTAAAAACACACACGtac
The window above is part of the Eucalyptus grandis isolate ANBG69807.140 chromosome 6, ASM1654582v1, whole genome shotgun sequence genome. Proteins encoded here:
- the LOC104424210 gene encoding calcium-transporting ATPase 9, plasma membrane-type codes for the protein MSTPSSNGPLPGLPVSGLKHDVEAGRCSTKEDGPFDITHTKNASIETLKRWRRSSLVLNASRRFRYTLDLRKEEDKEQRRRMIRVNAQVTRAAVLFRLAGERQIGVGPNGTSPIAIGDYGIGLEELASMTRDHKFLALQQYGGVEGLSNMLKTNLERGISGDQTDISKRRNAFGSNTYPQKKGPSFLRFLWEAWQDLALIILTVAAAASLALGIKTEGIKEVWYDGGSIAFALFLVIVVKAVNDYRQSLQFQNVNEEKRNIQLEIMRGGRMIKVSIHDLVVGDIVPLNIGDQVPADGILVSGHSLAIDESSMTGESKNVHKDQKAPFMMSGCKVADGVGTMLVTAVGINTEWGLLMASISEDTGEETPLQVRLNGVATFIGIVGLTLALSVLVTLVVRYFTGHTKDANGNVQFIKGRTSISHVVDDIIKIVTIAVTITVVAVPEGLPLAVTLTLAYSMRKMMADKALVRRLSACETMGSATTICSDKTGTLTLNQMTAVEAYAGRKKLDPPNDSSKLHEVVTSLLHEGVAQNTQGNVFVPKGGEDVEISGSPTEKAILLWAVKLGMKFDVSRSESTVLHVVPFNSHKKRGGVAILRNNSEVFIHWKGAAELVLDSCTRYVDSNGQFQPIDKEKDFFKQAIDDMAARSLRCVAIACRQHDLDSVPADKESLDKWVLPEDDLVLLAIVGIKDPFRPGVKDAVKVCVEAGIKVRMVTGDNIQTAKAIALECGILGPSDDFSEPNVIEGCVFRALSEKDQQQCAKKITVMGRSSPSDKLLLVQALRKGGDVVAVTGDGTNDAPALHEADIGLAMGIQGTEVAKENADIIILDDDFASVVKVVRWGRSVYANIQKFIQFQLTVNCAAMVINAVASPSGDVPLNAVQLLWVNLIMDTLGALALATEPPTDHLMHRTPVDRREHLITNIMWRNIIIQVFYQVCVLLVLNFLGKSTLKSNDESTQHATMVKNSVIFNAFVLCQIFNEFNARKPDEINVFSGVTKNHLFMGIVGMTLILQIIFIEFLGKFTTSVKLDWKQWLLCVGIGFLSWPLAVVGKFIPVPDTHRAKYYFVWLFTGFYLGAVVINIQVEVMT